In the genome of Ancylomarina subtilis, one region contains:
- the hisD gene encoding histidinol dehydrogenase, giving the protein MQTIKYPQKNDWNQILARPTIELEEMKEVVKQIFKEVKADGDAALRKYTWFYDRVKIDELAVSQSEIDDSEQFISDELKQAIQLAAKNIETFHKAQKIESDLIETTEGVSCWRKFTPIDKIGLYIPGGSAPLFSTVLMLGIPARIANCQEIVLCTPPDKNGQINPAILYACKLVSITKVFRIGGIQAIGAMAIGTESVPAVYKIFGPGNQFVTAAKQTAIQLSVAIDMPAGPSEVLVMADESAVPEFVAADLLSQAEHGADSQVILLSWNEKLLDAVQIELKKQLKKLSREAIATKALNNSKMILVESAVEALEISNQYAPEHLILSVKNEDEILNGIQNAGSVFIGNYTPESAGDYASGTNHTLPTNGYAKSYSGVGLNSFMKSITFQKITRKGLENLGPSIEIMAEAEQLEAHKNAVSIRLNKTC; this is encoded by the coding sequence ATGCAAACTATAAAATACCCACAAAAAAACGATTGGAACCAAATTCTTGCGCGTCCTACTATTGAATTGGAGGAAATGAAAGAGGTTGTCAAGCAAATTTTCAAAGAAGTTAAAGCCGATGGTGACGCTGCTCTAAGAAAATACACCTGGTTTTACGATCGAGTTAAAATTGATGAATTGGCTGTCAGTCAATCTGAAATTGATGATTCAGAACAATTCATTTCAGATGAATTAAAACAAGCCATTCAATTGGCAGCTAAGAACATCGAAACATTTCACAAGGCTCAAAAAATAGAATCAGACCTTATTGAAACTACTGAAGGCGTTAGTTGTTGGAGAAAATTTACCCCTATTGATAAGATTGGACTCTATATCCCCGGAGGATCTGCTCCCTTATTTTCTACAGTACTCATGTTAGGCATTCCAGCTAGAATTGCGAACTGTCAGGAAATTGTCTTGTGTACACCTCCGGATAAGAACGGTCAAATTAATCCGGCGATTCTTTATGCATGCAAACTGGTCAGCATCACAAAGGTCTTTCGAATTGGTGGCATTCAGGCCATAGGCGCTATGGCGATAGGAACTGAATCAGTTCCTGCTGTCTACAAGATCTTTGGTCCGGGCAATCAGTTCGTCACAGCTGCCAAACAAACCGCAATTCAATTGAGTGTTGCGATTGATATGCCGGCAGGTCCATCGGAGGTTTTGGTGATGGCTGATGAGAGTGCTGTTCCGGAATTTGTAGCCGCTGATCTTTTATCACAGGCTGAACACGGCGCAGATAGCCAGGTGATTTTATTGAGTTGGAATGAAAAGCTACTGGATGCTGTTCAAATTGAATTAAAAAAGCAACTGAAGAAGCTTTCAAGAGAAGCCATCGCGACAAAAGCACTCAACAATTCGAAGATGATATTGGTTGAATCAGCGGTTGAAGCACTTGAAATCAGCAATCAATATGCTCCGGAGCACTTGATTCTTTCCGTTAAGAATGAAGATGAGATATTGAATGGCATCCAGAATGCAGGATCCGTCTTTATTGGCAATTACACACCAGAGAGTGCCGGCGATTATGCATCGGGAACCAATCACACGCTTCCAACAAACGGATACGCTAAATCCTATTCGGGTGTTGGACTAAATTCATTTATGAAGAGTATCACGTTTCAGAAAATTACACGCAAAGGTCTCGAAAACCTGGGACCTAGCATTGAAATTATGGCTGAAGCTGAACAATTGGAAGCTCACAAAAATGCCGTGAGCATTCGATTAAACAAAACCTGTTAA
- the hisF gene encoding imidazole glycerol phosphate synthase subunit HisF, giving the protein MLAKRIIPCLDIKDGRTVKGINFVDLKDAGDPVELAKAYAERGADELVFLDITATHEKRKTLLELVEKVAKVLTIPFTVGGGINSCEDVAQILKAGADKIAINSSAVRCPELITELANRFGSQCVVLAVDACETQEGWEVYLNGGRIPTGIKLFDWLKEAERRGAGEILFTSMNHDGTKNGFANEALAEISEMLNIPLIASGGAGNMHHFADVFTKGKADAALAASVFHYKEIEIPELKNYLKSEDIPVRL; this is encoded by the coding sequence ATGCTAGCAAAACGAATTATACCCTGTCTGGATATAAAGGATGGACGAACTGTTAAAGGAATCAACTTTGTCGATTTAAAGGATGCAGGTGATCCTGTTGAGTTGGCTAAAGCTTATGCGGAACGAGGGGCCGACGAATTGGTCTTTCTGGATATTACAGCCACTCATGAAAAACGTAAAACCTTACTTGAACTGGTTGAAAAGGTTGCGAAGGTGCTCACTATTCCCTTTACCGTTGGGGGTGGCATCAACAGTTGCGAGGATGTGGCTCAGATTCTAAAGGCAGGTGCTGATAAAATTGCCATTAACTCATCAGCAGTTCGTTGTCCTGAATTGATTACGGAATTGGCGAATCGCTTTGGCTCACAATGTGTGGTTTTAGCCGTAGATGCTTGCGAGACTCAAGAGGGTTGGGAAGTCTATCTGAACGGTGGACGGATTCCTACTGGTATTAAACTATTCGATTGGCTGAAGGAAGCGGAAAGACGTGGTGCGGGTGAAATCCTCTTTACCTCCATGAATCATGATGGGACTAAAAATGGTTTTGCCAACGAAGCGCTAGCTGAAATATCTGAAATGCTAAATATTCCTTTGATTGCTTCAGGAGGTGCCGGCAACATGCACCATTTTGCTGATGTTTTTACCAAAGGGAAAGCGGATGCGGCTTTAGCAGCCAGTGTTTTTCACTATAAGGAGATTGAGATTCCCGAATTGAAAAACTATTTAAAATCAGAAGATATTCCTGTCCGATTATAA
- the hisB gene encoding bifunctional histidinol-phosphatase/imidazoleglycerol-phosphate dehydratase HisB codes for MQTNTQKKKVLFIDRDGTLIIEPPIDFQVDSLEKLEFYPGVFRGLGKIASQLDFELVIVTNQDGLGTDSFPEADFWPAQNKMIQAFANEGITFNKIIIDKTFPEDKAPTRKPGTALLEHYFYEEYDLENSFVIGDRWTDVELARNLNAKAIFIQADQSESEDQNDLKKQIALQTISWEQVFEFLRLNERTALIERNTLETQIRIELDLDGKSQGTINTGLGFFDHMLEQILKHSGINLSILTVADLNVDEHHCIEDTGIALGEAFKKALGDKLGIERYGFCLPMDDCLAQVALDFGGRNELVWDAEFNREMIGNMPTEMFSHFFKSFSNGALCNLNIKAEGKNEHHKIEGIFKAFARAIRMAIKRDVNNLQLPSTKGML; via the coding sequence ATGCAAACAAACACACAAAAGAAGAAAGTCCTCTTTATCGACAGAGACGGGACACTCATTATTGAGCCCCCCATCGATTTTCAGGTTGACAGCCTGGAAAAGCTGGAGTTCTATCCCGGTGTCTTTCGGGGTTTAGGCAAAATTGCTTCTCAACTCGATTTCGAGCTGGTTATCGTGACCAATCAGGATGGTTTGGGAACGGATTCGTTTCCCGAAGCCGATTTCTGGCCTGCCCAAAACAAAATGATACAAGCCTTTGCCAACGAAGGCATCACTTTTAATAAGATTATCATAGATAAAACGTTTCCTGAAGACAAGGCGCCCACTCGAAAACCCGGCACTGCCCTTTTAGAACACTACTTTTATGAAGAGTATGACTTGGAGAACTCCTTTGTTATTGGAGACCGTTGGACAGATGTTGAGCTAGCCAGGAATCTGAATGCAAAAGCCATCTTTATTCAGGCAGATCAATCTGAATCAGAAGATCAAAATGATTTAAAGAAACAAATCGCTTTGCAAACCATATCCTGGGAACAAGTATTTGAGTTTTTGCGCTTAAATGAAAGGACGGCTTTAATTGAACGCAATACCCTTGAAACACAAATCAGAATTGAATTGGATTTGGATGGAAAAAGTCAAGGGACAATCAACACAGGATTGGGATTCTTCGATCATATGCTTGAACAGATTCTCAAACACTCAGGCATCAATCTCTCAATATTAACAGTTGCTGATTTAAATGTAGACGAACACCACTGCATTGAAGACACAGGGATTGCCCTGGGCGAAGCCTTCAAAAAAGCATTGGGTGATAAGCTGGGAATAGAACGCTATGGCTTTTGTTTGCCTATGGATGATTGTCTGGCACAAGTGGCTCTCGATTTTGGAGGACGAAACGAATTGGTTTGGGATGCTGAATTCAACAGAGAAATGATTGGAAATATGCCAACTGAGATGTTTTCTCACTTTTTTAAATCGTTTAGTAATGGTGCACTTTGCAACCTAAACATTAAAGCTGAAGGTAAAAACGAACACCACAAAATTGAAGGCATTTTTAAAGCTTTTGCCCGTGCCATTCGGATGGCTATTAAAAGGGATGTTAACAATTTGCAACTCCCCTCAACCAAAGGCATGTTATAA
- the hisA gene encoding 1-(5-phosphoribosyl)-5-[(5-phosphoribosylamino)methylideneamino]imidazole-4-carboxamide isomerase, with translation MNKIEIIPAIDIIGGQCVRLTKGNYDTKIVYDSNPLNVARTFEKAGIKQLHLVDLEGARSKHICNASVLREISETTNLKLDFGGGLKSKTDIDLAFESGASQITLGSLAVTDPKLFDLCLEKYGAERIILGADVKNGFIATSGWEKDSGIALFNFLETHLKKGIRRVICTDISKDGMLKGPAIELYQSILNQFPEIQLIASGGVSCLEDVRGLNETHCTGVIIGKAIYENRIQLEDLVNEFIL, from the coding sequence ATGAACAAGATAGAAATCATTCCTGCAATCGACATTATTGGCGGACAATGTGTGCGATTGACCAAAGGAAATTACGATACTAAAATTGTATACGATTCCAATCCTCTGAATGTTGCCCGGACTTTTGAGAAAGCTGGTATCAAACAATTGCACCTGGTCGATTTGGAAGGAGCCCGATCGAAGCATATTTGCAATGCTTCTGTTTTGCGAGAGATTAGTGAAACAACCAATTTGAAGCTTGATTTTGGCGGTGGCCTGAAATCTAAGACTGATATCGATTTGGCTTTTGAGTCAGGTGCTTCACAGATTACACTTGGGAGCTTGGCAGTGACTGATCCTAAACTATTTGACCTTTGTTTGGAAAAATATGGTGCGGAACGAATCATTTTAGGGGCTGATGTTAAGAATGGATTCATCGCCACATCGGGCTGGGAAAAAGATTCGGGTATTGCACTCTTCAATTTTCTTGAAACCCATCTGAAAAAAGGAATTCGCAGAGTCATTTGTACGGATATCTCAAAGGATGGGATGTTAAAAGGACCGGCTATTGAACTCTATCAATCGATTTTAAATCAGTTCCCCGAAATACAGCTTATTGCCAGTGGTGGTGTATCCTGTCTCGAAGATGTAAGAGGACTGAATGAAACCCATTGCACGGGTGTGATTATTGGGAAAGCCATCTACGAAAATCGAATTCAACTTGAAGATTTAGTTAATGAATTTATACTCTAA
- the hisIE gene encoding bifunctional phosphoribosyl-AMP cyclohydrolase/phosphoribosyl-ATP diphosphatase HisIE yields the protein MNYTELINQIDFSKGDGLAPAIIQDVQTQKVLMLGYVNKASLEKTLEEKRVCFYSRSKGRLWTKGESSGNYLNFISMSLDCDQDSLLIKVNPEGPVCHTGNDTCWNESNTGSEIDFLLQLQDVIEERKNNLSEKSYTASLFKKGINKVAQKVGEEAVELVIEAKDDNKDLFMGEAADLMYHYLVLLSAKGYKLEEVVELLTQRHK from the coding sequence ATGAATTATACCGAATTAATCAACCAAATAGATTTCAGTAAAGGTGATGGCCTTGCACCTGCCATTATTCAAGATGTGCAAACACAGAAGGTCTTGATGCTGGGCTATGTGAACAAGGCATCGCTGGAAAAAACACTTGAAGAAAAGCGTGTCTGTTTCTACTCTCGCAGTAAAGGACGTTTATGGACAAAAGGCGAAAGCAGTGGCAATTACCTGAATTTTATCAGCATGAGTTTGGATTGTGATCAGGATAGCTTATTAATTAAGGTTAATCCTGAGGGGCCGGTTTGCCACACAGGTAATGATACCTGTTGGAATGAAAGCAATACGGGATCGGAAATTGATTTTCTTTTACAACTGCAGGACGTGATTGAAGAGAGAAAGAACAATCTTTCAGAGAAATCGTATACCGCAAGTCTGTTCAAAAAAGGGATAAATAAGGTTGCTCAAAAAGTTGGCGAAGAAGCTGTTGAGTTGGTAATTGAAGCTAAAGATGACAATAAAGACTTATTTATGGGGGAAGCAGCTGACCTGATGTATCACTATTTAGTTCTCTTATCTGCAAAAGGCTATAAACTCGAAGAAGTGGTTGAGCTATTAACTCAAAGACACAAGTAA
- the hisH gene encoding imidazole glycerol phosphate synthase subunit HisH — MEKQNIVIIDYEAGNVQSVKYALERLGVNAEISNCEKTIRQADKVIFPGVGEAAWAMKKLKETGLDQLIPQLKQPVLGICLGMQLMCAHSEEGNTKGLGLFPVNTLKFPAEDKVPHMGWNQIRQLKGKLFEGIETESYAYFVHSYYVPLNEYATAETHYIKSFSASLQKDNFYACQFHPEKSGDIGQAILNNFIKL, encoded by the coding sequence ATGGAAAAACAAAATATTGTCATTATCGACTACGAAGCGGGTAACGTTCAGTCTGTGAAATATGCTCTTGAACGTCTTGGTGTAAATGCTGAAATATCGAATTGTGAAAAGACCATACGCCAAGCCGACAAGGTGATCTTCCCTGGTGTTGGGGAAGCAGCCTGGGCAATGAAAAAGCTAAAAGAAACAGGTTTGGATCAATTGATTCCTCAACTTAAACAACCTGTCTTGGGGATTTGTCTGGGGATGCAGCTTATGTGTGCCCATTCGGAAGAAGGCAATACCAAAGGGCTGGGTCTTTTTCCCGTTAATACGCTAAAATTCCCTGCTGAAGATAAAGTCCCCCATATGGGTTGGAATCAAATCAGGCAATTGAAAGGGAAACTGTTTGAAGGGATTGAAACGGAAAGCTATGCCTACTTTGTTCACTCCTACTATGTTCCACTAAACGAATACGCTACAGCTGAAACGCATTATATCAAAAGTTTCTCAGCCAGTCTTCAGAAGGATAACTTTTACGCTTGCCAGTTTCACCCTGAAAAATCAGGCGATATCGGACAAGCAATATTAAACAACTTTATTAAGCTATAA
- the hisC gene encoding histidinol-phosphate transaminase, with the protein MNTKFNLENLIRANVKTLSPYSSARDEFSGTSSVFLDANENPFNNRINRYPDPQQWDLKKRLSEIKGLSKANLILGNGSDEIIDMVLRAFCEPSKDKVIICNPTYGMYQVAAQINDLKICDLKLDANFQPDVKAILENNDAKLLFLCSPNNPTGNLIDREIIEELLSSFKGLIILDEAYIDFAADASLVKELDQYPNLIILQTLSKAWGMAGIRLGIGMASCEIIEVLNKIKPPYNINTLSQEKALERLSDEKKSQTEIRLLIEERDGMIKELRRFSFVENVFPSQANFILIRVVDANKLYNLLIDMGIVVRNRSSISQLENCLRISIGTAAENQSLFKALKEFEKTFTTQTQ; encoded by the coding sequence ATGAATACCAAATTCAATTTAGAAAATTTAATTCGTGCAAATGTGAAAACGCTCAGTCCCTACTCTTCGGCCAGGGACGAGTTTTCCGGTACAAGTTCTGTCTTTCTGGATGCTAACGAAAATCCCTTTAATAATAGAATCAATCGGTATCCTGATCCACAACAATGGGATTTAAAGAAACGCTTGTCAGAGATTAAAGGGCTAAGCAAGGCAAATCTGATTTTAGGTAATGGCAGCGACGAGATTATTGATATGGTCCTGAGAGCTTTTTGTGAGCCATCGAAAGATAAAGTTATTATTTGCAATCCGACCTATGGCATGTATCAGGTTGCTGCTCAAATCAATGATTTAAAGATTTGTGATCTGAAACTTGATGCAAACTTTCAACCCGATGTTAAAGCCATTCTTGAAAACAATGATGCCAAGCTTTTATTTCTCTGTTCTCCGAATAATCCAACGGGTAATTTGATTGATCGGGAAATTATAGAGGAGTTGCTGTCAAGCTTTAAAGGCTTAATTATTTTAGACGAAGCCTATATCGATTTTGCTGCCGATGCAAGTCTGGTGAAAGAGCTTGATCAGTATCCTAATCTGATTATCCTGCAAACCCTTTCAAAAGCCTGGGGCATGGCTGGAATTCGTTTGGGGATAGGCATGGCCTCTTGTGAAATCATTGAAGTATTGAACAAAATTAAGCCACCCTATAATATCAATACACTGAGCCAGGAGAAAGCCCTTGAACGATTAAGTGATGAAAAGAAAAGTCAGACAGAAATAAGGCTCTTAATTGAAGAAAGAGATGGGATGATAAAAGAACTCAGACGTTTTTCTTTCGTAGAAAACGTATTCCCTTCTCAGGCAAATTTCATTCTGATTCGGGTCGTTGATGCCAACAAACTTTACAATTTATTAATTGATATGGGTATTGTGGTCAGAAACAGAAGCTCAATATCACAACTTGAAAACTGCCTTAGAATAAGCATTGGAACCGCGGCAGAAAACCAAAGCTTATTTAAAGCCTTAAAAGAATTTGAAAAAACATTTACAACCCAAACCCAATAA